The Cydia amplana chromosome 19, ilCydAmpl1.1, whole genome shotgun sequence genome includes a window with the following:
- the LOC134656868 gene encoding zinc finger BED domain-containing protein 4-like, translated as MPKVINPIWEYFEKKNSQPSKAECKLCRKTVSLGSLQPKLQTIKGLKLHLSKYHLTENEHFLIQIDDLKNQAAEKQNNLKSAGPVLLETDKKTQPTMQQLLANPPKAQWPHDHDITKRIDKAIMDYILVDMQPYNTVSGKGFKRLNFADPAGPKKYKLKSEKFFRTQLMPETFEKVKTKVVNLLCEAEWISFTTDIWSNPTKTCSLLSFTAHFVHNEQRPKVILGASVLENDHTGDYISEKLKEVVEDYNIGSKIHLALRDNAGNMARATRVAEYDSLGCVSHTLQLVIHDAILSVPNIITILKKCRKVVGHFHRSEQARRYLNTFQKTLNLPEHTLFQDVETRWNSTYLMLSRLIEQKNAINLNLYRVERGSINEINNEEWTTMQDAVSVLECFYEATLDMSSDASCVSLVIPLVAMLSGKLASTSGQSQFVASADTAMSADIENNESDALQNCAAAEMKSKLLCSLNHRFSFIRTSSPLICATLLDPRFKTKYLTENEVNGAKTKIFEVLQLGTPAGLGERQGGASTSVRSVNETSLWAAHDSIESDDDPMTDNSLESSLDNYLREPRLHRNANIYEYWHSSPYQLLRPAAKKFLSAPPTSVASEQLFSRAGQLYDERRHNLTGHNAEKLLFLCYNIELFNFDY; from the coding sequence ATGCCTAAAGTAATAAACCCTATTTGGgagtattttgaaaaaaaaaattcacaacCATCTAAGGCAGAATGCAAGCTCTGCAGGAAAACAGTGTCTCTGGGAAGTTTGCAACCTAAGCTTCAAACTATTAAAGGGTTAAAACTACATTtatcgaaatatcatttgacagAAAACGAACattttttaatacaaatagATGACCTGAAAAACCAAGCAGCTGAAaagcaaaataatttaaaatcagcgGGCCCTGTACTTCTTGAAACAGACAAGAAGACTCAACCTACGATGCAGCAATTGCTGGCGAATCCGCCAAAAGCCCAATGGCCCCATGACCATGACATAACAAAACGCATAGATAAGGCTATCATGGATTATATATTAGTTGACATGCAGCCTTATAACACTGTGTCAGGAAAAGGATTTAAGCGCTTAAATTTTGCGGACCCTGCAGgaccaaaaaaatataaattgaaatCTGAAAAATTTTTTCGCACCCAACTAATGCCGGAAACTTTTGAAAAAGTTAAAACTAAAGTAGTCAATTTGCTATGTGAGGCCGAGTGGATAAGTTTTACTACAGACATTTGGTCAAATCCTACTAAAACTTGTTCACTTCTGAGTTTTACGGCCCATTTTGTGCACAATGAACAACGACCAAAAGTAATCTTGGGTGCATCAGTTTTAGAAAATGACCACACGGGCGACTATATCTCCGAGAAACTGAAAGAAGTAGTCGAAGATTATAATATAGGCTCTAAAATCCACCTTGCTCTTCGCGATAATGCTGGGAACATGGCCCGTGCTACAAGGGTTGCGGAGTACGATTCGTTGGGCTGTGTGTCTCATACACTACAACTGGTGATTCATGACGCAATTTTATCGGTGCCAAACATAATAACAATACTAAAAAAGTGTCGTAAAGTAGTCGGACACTTTCATAGAAGTGAGCAGGCACggaggtatttaaatactttccaaaaaactttaaatttacCAGAACACACCCTATTCCAAGACGTGGAAACACGTTGGAACAGCACGTACTTAATGTTGTCACGGTTGATTGAGCAAAAAAATGCGATTAATCTTAATCTATACCGTGTCGAAAGGGGCTCAATCAATGAAATTAATAACGAAGAATGGACGACGATGCAAGATGCTGTCAGTGTATTGGAATGTTTTTATGAGGCCACATTAGACATGTCGTCAGATGCATCATGTGTCTCCTTGGTGATACCTTTAGTAGCCATGTTAAGTGGAAAACTTGCGTCAACTAGCGGGCAAAGTCAGTTTGTAGCGTCGGCAGATACTGCAATGTCAGCAGATATAGAAAACAATGAAAGTGATGCTCTTCAAAATTGTGCTGCTGCTGAGATGAAAAGCAAGTTGTTGTGCTCACTCAATCATCGCTTTTCATTCATACGAACATCGAGCCCCTTAATTTGTGCAACATTGTTGGATCCCCGattcaaaacaaaatatttgacCGAAAACGAGGTAAACGGAGCCAAGACTAAAATTTTTGaagttttacaattaggtacacCGGCAGGACTTGGAGAGCGTCAGGGTGGAGCGTCAACTTCAGTTAGATCCGTCAATGAGACAAGTTTGTGGGCAGCTCACGACTCCATCGAGTCTGATGACGACCCAATGACGGACAACTCACTTGAATCGTCACTTGACAATTATCTGAGAGAGCCAAGGCTGCATAGGAATGCAAATATCTACGAATACTGGCATTCATCGCCTTACCAACTCCTGCGCCCTGCagcaaaaaaatttttgtcTGCTCCACCAACAAGTGTGGCTAGCGAACAGCTTTTTAGCAGGGCTGGTCAATTGTACGACGAGCGGCGTCACAATTTAACTGGCCACAACGctgaaaagttattgtttttgtgctATAATATAGAACtatttaattttgattattAA